Proteins from a genomic interval of Nitrospina gracilis Nb-211:
- a CDS encoding helicase: MPKLNRFHIKIETGEVGTQQPVYFTINNHKVPFEETKGDVGPGQTFESGFEVSSFAHSMTLVGPEQGKWDIRKIRVDFDCEGTQPYSVTFGQVELDEATEVNIWHDPPLPTWDV; this comes from the coding sequence ATGCCGAAACTGAATCGATTCCATATCAAGATCGAAACGGGGGAAGTAGGGACGCAACAGCCCGTCTATTTCACCATCAACAACCACAAGGTGCCCTTCGAGGAAACCAAGGGCGACGTGGGTCCGGGTCAGACGTTTGAAAGCGGGTTCGAGGTGTCGAGCTTCGCGCACTCCATGACCCTGGTCGGCCCGGAGCAGGGCAAGTGGGATATTCGGAAGATCAGGGTGGATTTCGATTGCGAAGGCACCCAGCCGTATTCCGTCACCTTCGGCCAGGTGGAGTTGGACGAAGCCACCGAGGTGAACATCTGGCACGACCCGCCACTTCCCACCTGGGACGTGTGA
- a CDS encoding DUF3108 domain-containing protein: MRFLHRCPHLKILFLNGFLFLACTGFLVAVEWFGANLPLFAAPSGDIRHIINTQGEYSRYSPQGDIRRFNGEVLKWEVDFLFFANAASVEVKFYKEGNAYHATLLAETKGFVGFFTAYRKHFYHSKFDLIDDGNRVRTCRFIRQVIVGDRVEETNHILDYDNRNHFWMEYVNRKQEDQGREDIPEGIYFDDILAAFYNFRNEVYGKVEKGKGYLINTIPEKSMKAIQVYIYTEKEKHQVGNSAASLPQNEYLIKIKIPKDVFKTKDGELIFWTSKHLIPLETTVKNYILLGDLHGKFQGGVFPGSNDVAEVTSDQSKTQ; encoded by the coding sequence ATGAGATTCCTTCATCGCTGTCCTCATTTAAAAATATTGTTTCTGAACGGGTTCCTGTTTTTAGCCTGCACGGGCTTTCTGGTGGCCGTGGAATGGTTCGGCGCCAACCTGCCGCTTTTCGCCGCACCCTCCGGGGATATCCGGCATATCATCAACACCCAGGGCGAGTACAGCCGGTACAGCCCGCAGGGCGACATCCGCCGCTTCAACGGCGAGGTGCTGAAATGGGAAGTGGACTTCCTCTTTTTCGCCAATGCCGCCTCGGTGGAGGTCAAATTCTACAAAGAAGGCAACGCCTACCATGCCACCCTGCTGGCGGAGACCAAGGGCTTTGTCGGTTTTTTCACCGCCTACCGCAAACACTTCTACCATTCCAAGTTCGATCTCATCGATGACGGCAACCGGGTCAGAACCTGCCGTTTCATCCGTCAGGTCATCGTCGGCGACCGGGTGGAGGAGACCAACCACATCCTCGACTACGACAACCGCAATCACTTCTGGATGGAGTATGTGAACAGGAAGCAGGAAGACCAGGGCCGCGAGGACATCCCCGAAGGCATTTATTTCGACGACATTCTGGCCGCGTTCTACAATTTCCGCAACGAGGTGTACGGAAAGGTCGAAAAGGGAAAGGGGTACCTCATCAACACCATCCCCGAAAAAAGCATGAAGGCCATACAGGTATACATCTACACCGAGAAAGAAAAACACCAGGTGGGCAACAGCGCCGCCTCCCTGCCGCAGAACGAATACCTCATCAAAATCAAGATCCCCAAGGACGTCTTCAAAACCAAGGACGGCGAGTTGATCTTCTGGACCTCGAAGCACCTCATTCCCCTCGAGACCACAGTCAAAAACTATATTTTACTGGGAGACCTTCACGGTAAGTTCCAGGGTGGCGTATTCCCGGGGTCCAACGACGTAGCGGAAGTCACAAGCGACCAGTCCAAAACCCAGTGA
- a CDS encoding NifU family protein, whose protein sequence is MNSILKKLSNLFGPGSRDKEEASTPAATAPPAPGTPASSEPPLRRRVIQAPVIMEQDEAIRKSDKVLIKAELSGMRDALKLMVNRPLFDGYSWYFSSFESAAGSRLAEAVFSVDKVETLLVQGSTATVTRTEAAHVEQWKEFAEQLGAAMREAIQSGDPLISDEIKKSIPPEDTVRRNIEKVIDGEVNPGVAAHGGLIVLKKVEGNTVHIVMGGGCQGCSAADLTLKQGIHNAFRNAVPYVGAILDETDHAAGANPYFS, encoded by the coding sequence GTGAATTCCATATTGAAGAAATTATCGAACCTGTTCGGGCCCGGCTCACGTGACAAAGAAGAAGCAAGCACCCCGGCGGCCACCGCTCCGCCCGCGCCCGGCACTCCGGCATCCAGCGAGCCGCCTCTCCGGCGGCGGGTCATTCAGGCTCCGGTTATCATGGAGCAGGATGAGGCCATCCGCAAATCCGACAAGGTGCTGATCAAGGCGGAACTTTCCGGTATGCGCGATGCGTTGAAGCTGATGGTCAATCGCCCGTTGTTCGACGGGTACTCGTGGTACTTTTCGTCGTTTGAAAGCGCCGCCGGTTCGCGTCTCGCGGAAGCGGTGTTCAGCGTGGACAAGGTGGAGACCCTGCTGGTGCAGGGATCGACCGCCACCGTCACCCGCACGGAAGCGGCGCACGTCGAGCAGTGGAAGGAGTTCGCCGAACAACTGGGGGCCGCCATGCGCGAGGCCATCCAATCCGGCGATCCGCTCATCTCCGACGAAATAAAAAAATCGATTCCGCCGGAAGACACCGTGCGCAGGAATATTGAGAAGGTCATCGACGGCGAGGTCAACCCGGGCGTGGCGGCGCACGGGGGCCTGATCGTGCTCAAAAAAGTCGAGGGCAACACCGTGCACATCGTCATGGGCGGCGGTTGCCAGGGATGCAGTGCGGCGGACCTGACCCTCAAGCAGGGCATTCACAACGCCTTCCGCAACGCGGTGCCTTATGTCGGCGCCATCCTGGACGAAACCGATCACGCCGCCGGCGCCAATCCCTATTTCTCCTGA
- a CDS encoding YraN family protein: protein MTEKRLEFGREGEAAAVRHLKKQGYRILETNYRSSAGEIDIIGEHNRSLVFIEVKTRAGLEKGHPAEALTAHKQRKIGQVAKQFLTQYRVADRPCRFDVVAITGDPENPKGWKIEVIQDAFRL, encoded by the coding sequence ATGACGGAGAAAAGACTCGAGTTCGGCCGGGAAGGGGAGGCGGCGGCGGTGCGTCACCTCAAAAAGCAGGGCTATCGCATCCTTGAAACGAACTACCGTTCCAGCGCCGGGGAGATCGATATCATCGGCGAACACAACCGGTCGCTGGTATTCATCGAGGTCAAAACCCGCGCCGGTTTGGAAAAGGGGCATCCCGCCGAGGCGCTGACCGCACACAAGCAGAGGAAGATCGGGCAGGTGGCAAAACAGTTTCTGACGCAGTACAGGGTGGCGGACCGCCCGTGCCGGTTTGATGTGGTTGCCATCACCGGAGACCCGGAAAATCCAAAAGGCTGGAAAATTGAGGTGATTCAGGACGCCTTTCGATTGTAG
- a CDS encoding ATP-dependent Clp protease adaptor ClpS, giving the protein MSTETLPETIPETLPESPGTVVTPEMRSRTGYMPLYRVIMWDDDVTTMEFVIRMLFKVFGKDYKTAERLMLEVHYTGSAHVDTLPLERAEFKVDQVHKAAALENYPFRCSIEPL; this is encoded by the coding sequence ATGAGCACGGAAACCTTACCAGAAACCATACCCGAAACCCTTCCGGAATCGCCCGGTACCGTTGTTACGCCGGAAATGCGAAGCCGCACCGGCTACATGCCGTTGTATCGGGTGATCATGTGGGATGACGACGTCACCACCATGGAATTTGTCATTCGCATGTTGTTTAAGGTGTTTGGCAAGGATTATAAAACGGCGGAACGGTTGATGCTGGAAGTGCATTACACCGGAAGTGCGCATGTGGACACCCTGCCTCTGGAACGGGCGGAGTTCAAGGTCGACCAGGTCCACAAGGCCGCGGCGCTTGAAAATTATCCTTTCCGCTGTTCCATCGAGCCGCTTTAA